From the Plodia interpunctella isolate USDA-ARS_2022_Savannah chromosome 5, ilPloInte3.2, whole genome shotgun sequence genome, one window contains:
- the LOC128670365 gene encoding innexin shaking-B-like isoform X2 codes for MLFYAPRWLWKSWEGGKIRALMMDLDVGVCTEIEKKTKKKLILDYLWENLRYHNWWAYRYYLCEGLALVNVIGQMFLMNRFFDGEFLTFGLDVIAYMESDQEDRVDPMIYIFPRMVKCTLFNKFGSSGEVERHDALCILPLNVVNEKIYVFLWFWFVILGFLTFITLLYRLVIIFSPRMRVYMMRMRFRLVRRDNVDTIVRRSKMGDWYLLYILGENLDSVIFRDIMHEFANKLNHNYQHHIHGVPDA; via the exons ATGTTATTCTATGCACCGCGATGGCTGTGGAAGTCATGGGAAGGCGGGAAAATCCGCGCCCTCATGATGGACCTCGACGTGGGCGTTTGCACGGAGATAGAGAAGAAGACGAAGAAGAAACTGATCCTGGACTACCTGTGGGAGAACCTGAGGTACCACAACTGGTGGGCCTACAGATACTACCTGTGCGAGGGACTAGCCCTTGTAAATGTTATAG GGCAAATGTTCCTGATGAACCGGTTCTTCGACGGCGAGTTCCTGACCTTCGGGCTGGACGTGATCGCGTACATGGAGTCCGACCAGGAGGACCGCGTCGATCCCATGATATACATATTTCCAAG AATGGTAAAATGTACACTGTTCAACAAGTTCGGCTCGTCCGGCGAAGTGGAGCGGCACGATGCACTCTGCATCCTCCCACTGAACGTGGTCAACGAGAAGATCTACGTGTTCCTCTGGTTCTGGTTCGTGATTCTCGGCTTTCTCACCTTCATCACGCTGCTGTACCGGCTCGTGATCATCTTCTCCCCGCGCATGCGCGTGTACATGATGCGAATGCGCTTCCGACTCGTTCGACGCGACAATGTCGACACTATAGTCAGGAGGAGCAAGATGGGCGACTGGTACTTACTCTACATACTCGGGGAGAACCTCGACTCCGTGATATTCAGGGACATTATGCACGAGTTCGCCAACAAACTGAACCACAACTACCAGCATCATATCCACGGTGTCCCGGACGCGTGA
- the LOC128670365 gene encoding innexin shaking-B-like isoform X1, with product MLDVFRGLKNLIKVNYIHIDSPVFRLHYSITVILLISFSLIVTTRQYVGNPIDCIHTKDIPEDVLNTYCWIHSTYTLKSFFNKKVGVEVPYPGIGNSREKGKEDMSDRKIYKYYQWVCFCLFFQAMLFYAPRWLWKSWEGGKIRALMMDLDVGVCTEIEKKTKKKLILDYLWENLRYHNWWAYRYYLCEGLALVNVIGQMFLMNRFFDGEFLTFGLDVIAYMESDQEDRVDPMIYIFPRMVKCTLFNKFGSSGEVERHDALCILPLNVVNEKIYVFLWFWFVILGFLTFITLLYRLVIIFSPRMRVYMMRMRFRLVRRDNVDTIVRRSKMGDWYLLYILGENLDSVIFRDIMHEFANKLNHNYQHHIHGVPDA from the exons ATGTTAGACGTCTTTAGAGGATTGAAGAATCTCATTAAAGTGAACTATATACACATCGACTCCCCAGTATTTAGGTTACACTACTCAATAACTGTTATATTGCTAATATCATTTAGCTTGATTGTGACTACGAGGCAGTACGTTGGCAACCCTATAGACTGCATCCATACGAAGGACATTCCTGAGGACGTGTTGAACACTTATTGTTGGATCCATTCAACTTATACATTAAAGAGTTTCTTCAATAAGAAGGTGGGAGTGGAGGTCCCGTATCCTGGCATCGGGAACAGCCGGGAGAAAGGCAAGGAGGATATGAGCGACAGGAAAATTTACAAGTACTACCAATGGGTGTGTTTTTGCCTATTTTTTCAG GCGATGTTATTCTATGCACCGCGATGGCTGTGGAAGTCATGGGAAGGCGGGAAAATCCGCGCCCTCATGATGGACCTCGACGTGGGCGTTTGCACGGAGATAGAGAAGAAGACGAAGAAGAAACTGATCCTGGACTACCTGTGGGAGAACCTGAGGTACCACAACTGGTGGGCCTACAGATACTACCTGTGCGAGGGACTAGCCCTTGTAAATGTTATAG GGCAAATGTTCCTGATGAACCGGTTCTTCGACGGCGAGTTCCTGACCTTCGGGCTGGACGTGATCGCGTACATGGAGTCCGACCAGGAGGACCGCGTCGATCCCATGATATACATATTTCCAAG AATGGTAAAATGTACACTGTTCAACAAGTTCGGCTCGTCCGGCGAAGTGGAGCGGCACGATGCACTCTGCATCCTCCCACTGAACGTGGTCAACGAGAAGATCTACGTGTTCCTCTGGTTCTGGTTCGTGATTCTCGGCTTTCTCACCTTCATCACGCTGCTGTACCGGCTCGTGATCATCTTCTCCCCGCGCATGCGCGTGTACATGATGCGAATGCGCTTCCGACTCGTTCGACGCGACAATGTCGACACTATAGTCAGGAGGAGCAAGATGGGCGACTGGTACTTACTCTACATACTCGGGGAGAACCTCGACTCCGTGATATTCAGGGACATTATGCACGAGTTCGCCAACAAACTGAACCACAACTACCAGCATCATATCCACGGTGTCCCGGACGCGTGA